Proteins encoded within one genomic window of Rhodoflexus caldus:
- a CDS encoding DUF58 domain-containing protein: MRKLAATYLQNRLLVACGILIGLFALSFSVEWLFVPAKILAGVLFSFVVIDFVLLFMRREGIRARRLMGDKLSNGDENQVTVELYNAYPFYANVEILDEAPEQFQARHLRLFGKIAPEKSIAPFYKLRPTKRGVYTFGALNVFVVSPVGLLARRYRFEEGRSVPVYPSFLQMRKYELMVISDRLKEAGLKRLRRIGQNMEFEQIREYVTGDDYRSLNWKATARRNQLMVNQFQDERSQHVYNVIDKGRAMKMPFEGLTLLDYAINAALVMANISLLKGDKAGLVTFNQRMGTVLPAERKQAQMQKIVEALYSQKTSYKEPDYDLLFATLLQKIKQRSLLIIYTNFETQSSLERQLPGLKNLAKRHLVVVVIFKNTELYSLLQMNPRSLEDVYLKTTAEKFMYEKDLIVKQLAQNGIHAVLTEPAHLTVNTINKYLELKARHLI; this comes from the coding sequence ATGCGTAAACTTGCCGCTACCTATTTGCAAAACCGCTTATTAGTTGCCTGCGGCATCCTTATCGGGTTGTTTGCCTTGTCGTTTAGTGTGGAGTGGTTGTTTGTTCCTGCTAAAATATTGGCCGGCGTACTTTTTAGTTTTGTGGTGATTGATTTTGTGCTGTTGTTTATGCGGCGAGAAGGCATTCGTGCCCGCAGGCTCATGGGAGATAAACTCTCCAACGGTGATGAGAATCAGGTAACTGTGGAGTTGTATAATGCTTATCCTTTTTACGCAAATGTTGAAATATTAGACGAAGCACCCGAGCAATTTCAGGCGCGACACCTCCGACTGTTTGGCAAAATTGCGCCTGAAAAAAGCATTGCTCCTTTTTATAAGTTGCGCCCCACCAAACGGGGCGTTTACACTTTTGGCGCATTGAATGTATTTGTCGTTTCACCCGTAGGCCTCTTGGCACGCCGCTATCGCTTTGAAGAAGGCAGAAGCGTGCCCGTTTATCCGTCATTTCTGCAAATGCGCAAATATGAACTGATGGTGATTTCCGACCGCCTGAAAGAGGCAGGGCTGAAACGATTGCGACGCATCGGGCAAAATATGGAGTTTGAGCAAATTCGCGAGTATGTAACAGGCGATGACTACCGTTCGCTGAACTGGAAAGCAACCGCACGCCGTAATCAGTTGATGGTCAATCAGTTTCAGGATGAGCGCTCACAACATGTTTACAATGTAATAGATAAAGGGCGGGCTATGAAAATGCCTTTTGAAGGGCTGACACTGCTGGATTACGCCATCAATGCCGCCTTGGTGATGGCTAACATCAGCCTGTTGAAAGGTGATAAAGCGGGTTTGGTAACTTTCAACCAGCGGATGGGGACGGTGTTGCCTGCCGAGCGAAAACAGGCGCAGATGCAAAAAATTGTAGAAGCGCTTTACAGTCAGAAAACTTCCTATAAAGAACCGGACTACGATTTATTGTTTGCCACATTGCTGCAAAAAATTAAGCAGCGCAGTTTGTTGATTATTTATACCAATTTTGAAACACAATCATCGTTGGAGCGGCAACTTCCCGGGCTAAAGAATCTGGCTAAAAGGCACTTGGTGGTGGTAGTTATTTTCAAGAATACGGAACTTTACAGCCTGTTACAGATGAATCCGCGCAGTTTGGAAGATGTTTATCTGAAAACCACAGCCGAGAAGTTTATGTATGAAAAAGATTTGATAGTCAAGCAATTAGCACAAAATGGCATTCATGCGGTACTGACAGAACCCGCACACCTGACCGTCAATACGATTAATAAGTATCTGGAACTCAAAGCACGTCATCTGATATAG
- a CDS encoding MFS transporter, producing the protein MQAIIDLYRNAYKGLGKKAWFLASIILVNRIGTIVVAFMAVYLTQDKGFSMAEAGSILSFFGAGSIIGAYVGGQLTDRANPFVVQFWSLIAGGLLFWVLMFMESYWSIAATVFIQSIIGEAFRPANAAAVAYCSDNADNLTRAYALNRLATNLGYSIGPALGGIMAALDFRWLFVFDGFTSIAAALLLRILLWDMQKKAAAAKKNSPQISQKSPFRDIRFMFFILFTLLNVIIFFQIFSSLPLFYKKVYALSETRIGLLISLNGLFIVAFEMAFVYYLRNFKQTLSLVSIGSLFIGGAFLLLALPNGGVILLIISMLVLSMGEILTMPFSQVYTVSRADEGSRGAYLSMYVMAYSAAHIFAPLVGTYLAENFGFQVLWEVLGAASFISMLGFRTLAER; encoded by the coding sequence ATGCAGGCAATCATTGACTTATATCGCAACGCATACAAAGGGCTTGGCAAAAAAGCGTGGTTTTTAGCAAGCATTATTCTGGTCAATAGAATCGGCACAATCGTAGTTGCCTTCATGGCTGTTTATTTGACACAGGATAAGGGCTTTTCCATGGCAGAAGCAGGCAGCATCCTAAGTTTTTTCGGGGCCGGTTCCATTATTGGGGCGTATGTCGGCGGGCAACTTACCGACCGTGCCAATCCCTTTGTGGTGCAATTTTGGAGTCTGATTGCAGGTGGGCTGTTGTTCTGGGTGCTGATGTTCATGGAGAGCTATTGGAGTATAGCCGCAACGGTATTTATTCAGAGCATTATAGGAGAGGCTTTTCGGCCTGCCAATGCGGCAGCGGTTGCCTATTGCAGCGACAACGCCGACAACCTGACGCGTGCATATGCACTCAACCGCTTGGCAACTAATCTCGGCTACTCAATCGGCCCTGCTTTGGGCGGGATTATGGCGGCACTCGATTTTAGATGGCTGTTTGTATTTGACGGATTTACCAGCATTGCCGCTGCGCTGTTGCTGCGCATTTTGTTATGGGATATGCAAAAGAAAGCTGCTGCCGCCAAAAAAAATTCACCACAAATCAGTCAAAAATCGCCGTTTCGGGATATTCGTTTTATGTTTTTTATCCTGTTTACGCTGCTCAATGTAATTATTTTCTTCCAGATATTCTCATCCCTGCCGTTATTTTACAAAAAAGTATACGCGCTCAGCGAAACACGCATCGGCTTATTGATAAGCCTGAACGGGTTGTTTATAGTAGCTTTTGAGATGGCATTTGTGTATTACCTGCGCAACTTTAAGCAGACCCTCTCGCTGGTTTCTATCGGAAGTTTATTTATCGGCGGCGCGTTTTTGTTGCTTGCGCTGCCTAATGGCGGTGTTATCCTTTTGATTATCAGTATGCTTGTGTTAAGCATGGGGGAAATTCTGACGATGCCTTTTTCTCAGGTTTACACGGTCAGCCGCGCCGATGAAGGCAGCAGAGGGGCGTATTTATCCATGTATGTGATGGCATATTCGGCAGCGCATATTTTTGCTCCCTTGGTGGGGACTTATCTGGCCGAAAACTTTGGTTTTCAGGTACTTTGGGAAGTGCTTGGTGCTGCTTCGTTTATTTCCATGCTCGGTTTCCGCACCCTTGCCGAACGATGA
- a CDS encoding DUF5723 family protein, giving the protein MKSFLLSACLLMIPAWLQAQAERSVFTAVGRGVATTFTTDYQTIGINPANLGFRKSFRDPKFTLGVMEANVSMFSGTLNRRELVKTVFAPQNINLSQEEKAEAARRFTDTPFGFNFDAMLIGASIYVKKIGGFAFSINDRVQFFSRLNRTASEIVFLGNNASYFPFLLLSNGRIIPNAPNLSPDVRERVVAGFINEQNAQTYGQVLDGSRFSSNWYREFNFAYGKKLIDEYNFALHIGGGVRLLRGLALINLVAQDGQLIRNNISMSPTFNLNFGASVQNSNPSFVGLQDNVSDFRRVFAATPVGTGTAFDIGINMTIKRNFYLGIAATNIGSINWTGNAYNLADGKLREIQGSGINTYNLLVTSQNNLQLAGERAALEWRGTNNIRQQLPGVLRIGASYEYFRTFHVGIDVIMPLTEAATNIERPIIALGGDYRLNRWLKISTGLNLDGYQEGKVNFPAGIAYTASRRFFEMGVSTRDLVTFFAKPPGGSNVSFSVGFARFKW; this is encoded by the coding sequence ATGAAATCATTTTTACTGAGTGCGTGCCTGCTGATGATTCCCGCATGGTTACAGGCACAGGCAGAGCGCAGCGTTTTCACGGCTGTCGGTCGTGGGGTAGCCACCACCTTCACTACCGACTACCAGACCATCGGCATCAACCCTGCCAATCTGGGTTTTCGCAAAAGTTTTCGCGACCCCAAGTTCACTTTGGGGGTTATGGAAGCCAACGTTTCCATGTTTTCCGGCACGCTGAACCGCCGCGAATTAGTAAAAACAGTATTTGCACCGCAAAATATCAACCTTTCGCAGGAAGAAAAAGCAGAAGCCGCACGCCGCTTTACCGATACGCCTTTCGGTTTCAACTTTGATGCAATGCTGATTGGTGCGAGCATATACGTAAAAAAAATAGGCGGTTTTGCATTCAGTATTAACGATAGGGTACAATTTTTTTCGCGACTCAATCGCACCGCATCCGAAATTGTATTTTTGGGAAACAATGCATCCTACTTCCCCTTTCTGTTGCTTTCTAACGGACGTATCATCCCCAATGCACCCAATCTCAGCCCCGATGTGCGCGAGCGGGTAGTGGCCGGTTTCATCAATGAACAAAACGCACAAACCTACGGGCAGGTGCTCGATGGTTCGCGTTTCTCCTCTAACTGGTATCGCGAATTTAATTTTGCTTATGGCAAAAAGTTGATAGATGAATACAACTTTGCGCTACATATAGGCGGCGGCGTTCGCTTACTGCGCGGTTTGGCACTCATCAATTTAGTGGCGCAAGATGGCCAATTGATTCGCAACAACATCTCCATGTCGCCTACCTTTAATCTCAATTTCGGGGCGAGTGTCCAAAACAGCAACCCGAGTTTTGTGGGTTTGCAAGACAATGTATCCGATTTCCGTCGGGTATTTGCTGCCACGCCCGTAGGCACAGGTACCGCCTTTGATATTGGTATCAACATGACCATCAAGCGCAACTTTTACCTCGGCATTGCTGCTACTAACATTGGCAGCATCAACTGGACGGGCAACGCCTACAACCTTGCCGACGGTAAACTGCGTGAAATTCAGGGCAGTGGCATCAACACCTATAATCTGTTGGTTACTTCGCAAAACAACCTGCAACTGGCCGGTGAGCGGGCTGCGTTAGAATGGCGCGGCACGAACAATATCCGCCAGCAATTGCCGGGCGTGCTGCGCATCGGTGCCAGCTACGAATATTTCCGCACTTTTCATGTAGGGATAGATGTCATTATGCCGCTGACAGAGGCCGCCACCAATATCGAGCGCCCCATTATTGCCCTCGGCGGCGACTATCGGCTCAACCGATGGTTAAAAATTTCAACAGGACTTAATTTGGACGGCTACCAAGAGGGTAAAGTTAATTTTCCTGCCGGAATAGCATATACCGCCAGCCGTCGCTTTTTTGAAATGGGGGTTTCCACGCGCGACTTGGTTACTTTCTTTGCCAAGCCGCCCGGAGGAAGCAATGTTTCCTTTTCTGTGGGCTTTGCCAGATTTAAGTGGTAA
- a CDS encoding zinc-binding dehydrogenase: MKALQLTDHPEQRIQLLDVAKPEPANGQVLVRLQAAALNHRDQWIREGKYPNIRPFCTLGSDGCGIVEAVGSQSDAHWIGKTVVINPNQNWGDNPAVQGKDYRILGNPVDGTFAEYIVVPTDRLHEKPAYLTTEQAAALPLGGLTAYRATCKHGAVKKGDNVLVTGIGGGVAQLAMQFALAAGANVWVSSGDEEKLRKAIALGAKGGINYRSDDWDKQLMAQTGGLNLVIDSGGGTGFSRFVRLMQPAGKIVFYGATAGLPTTLDLHRIFFYQLTLQGSTMGNDAEFAEMLQFCEQHRISPIIDSVRPLDEIISAFDEMKMGKQFGKLVISMA; this comes from the coding sequence ATGAAAGCCTTACAATTAACCGACCATCCGGAACAACGCATTCAGTTGCTCGATGTTGCAAAACCCGAACCTGCCAACGGACAAGTATTAGTACGACTGCAAGCGGCTGCACTCAACCACCGCGACCAGTGGATTCGCGAAGGCAAATATCCGAACATCCGCCCGTTTTGCACCTTGGGTTCGGACGGTTGCGGCATTGTGGAAGCTGTTGGCAGCCAAAGCGATGCACATTGGATAGGCAAAACCGTCGTTATCAATCCCAACCAAAACTGGGGGGACAATCCGGCGGTACAGGGAAAAGATTATCGCATCCTCGGCAACCCTGTGGACGGCACTTTTGCCGAATATATTGTCGTGCCGACCGACCGACTGCACGAAAAACCCGCCTACCTGACAACCGAACAGGCAGCCGCACTGCCATTGGGCGGCCTGACTGCCTATCGCGCCACTTGCAAACACGGCGCTGTTAAAAAAGGCGACAATGTATTGGTTACAGGCATCGGCGGCGGGGTAGCACAGCTCGCCATGCAGTTTGCATTGGCAGCAGGTGCCAACGTATGGGTAAGCAGCGGCGATGAGGAAAAATTGCGCAAAGCCATTGCATTGGGCGCCAAAGGAGGCATCAACTACCGCAGCGACGACTGGGACAAACAACTCATGGCACAAACGGGCGGCCTCAATTTAGTGATTGACAGCGGCGGCGGCACCGGTTTTAGCCGATTCGTTCGCTTGATGCAACCGGCCGGCAAAATTGTGTTCTATGGCGCTACTGCCGGTTTGCCCACTACGCTCGATTTGCACCGCATTTTTTTCTACCAACTCACCCTGCAAGGCAGCACCATGGGCAACGACGCGGAATTTGCCGAAATGCTGCAATTCTGCGAACAGCATCGCATATCCCCTATTATTGATTCGGTAAGACCACTGGATGAAATCATTTCTGCCTTTGATGAGATGAAAATGGGCAAACAATTTGGTAAATTGGTCATCTCAATGGCTTAA
- the nth gene encoding endonuclease III has product MTKKQKAQAIAAILEELFPETPVPLHHSDAYTLLVAVLLSAQCTDERVNQITPILFGRAANPFDMVKLSVDEIREIIKPCGLSPRKSAAIYELSKILIDKYQGEVPQSFEALEELPGVGHKTASVVMSQWFGVPAFPVDTHIHRLAARWGLSSGKSVEQTEADLKKLFPKKLWNKLHLQIIFFGRKYCPARGHDPVQCPICSRYGVEECKTSK; this is encoded by the coding sequence ATGACCAAAAAACAAAAGGCACAGGCAATTGCTGCTATTTTGGAGGAGTTATTTCCCGAAACACCCGTGCCGTTGCACCATTCGGACGCTTATACGCTGCTGGTTGCCGTGCTGCTTTCCGCACAATGTACCGATGAGCGCGTAAACCAGATTACGCCCATATTATTTGGCAGGGCGGCCAATCCTTTTGACATGGTCAAATTGTCTGTTGATGAAATCCGAGAGATTATTAAACCCTGCGGGCTTTCGCCGCGCAAATCGGCAGCTATTTATGAGTTGTCAAAAATATTGATTGACAAATACCAAGGCGAGGTTCCGCAAAGTTTTGAAGCATTAGAAGAATTGCCGGGCGTGGGGCATAAAACCGCTTCCGTGGTGATGTCGCAATGGTTTGGCGTACCTGCGTTTCCCGTAGATACGCACATCCACCGCTTGGCAGCGCGCTGGGGGCTGAGCAGTGGCAAAAGTGTCGAGCAAACCGAAGCAGACTTAAAAAAATTATTTCCAAAAAAACTTTGGAACAAACTACACCTGCAAATTATCTTTTTCGGAAGAAAATACTGCCCTGCACGCGGCCACGACCCCGTGCAATGCCCGATTTGCAGCCGTTATGGAGTGGAAGAATGCAAAACAAGCAAATAA
- a CDS encoding hydantoinase/oxoprolinase family protein, whose protein sequence is MKLGIDIGGTFTDLVLLNEATGELHFGKTLTTYDDPSNGIIKGTTELLARVGVQASQLSTIVHGTTLVTNAVIERRGSPTGLITTKGFEDVLEIGRELRYDIYDINLSVPEPLVPRNLRKGITERINYKGEIVTPIAADEIATVVDDLLQAGVKSIAVCFLHSFANPAHEKAVGEYIRKHHPDIYVSLSCEVMPEIREYERSSATAMNAYVQPITDQYLGHLEKRLRDLGFNGIINIMISSGRLTTIEGARHTPIQLLESGPAGGTMAGVFYGKLIGKPDLLAFDMGGTTAKASLINHNEPEITNQFEAARVRRFKKGSGLPVRIPVIDMIEIGAGGGSIAHIDNLGLLKVGPESAASEPGPACYGRGGEKPTVTDCDLVLGYLNPDYFLGGTMRLDIAAARKAIETHIAKPLGISIEEAAMGVHRIVNENMANATRVHILEKGRDPRGYSMLAFGGAGPVHAFQVARLLNSPQLIIPVGAGVVSALGFLVSPVASEQIRSLVCPIDEMDWHKLNTMLAEMEEEGFKFLEKSGINRSEAQITRIADMRYTGQGHEISVRIPNGTLSAASIPEIHKRFIAEYELRYGRSIDDIGMETVTWRVVVSAPVPQIQPRQVVSTTGSQALKGERTLYFMEGGKPVPQQCRVYARYLLNPGDSFAGPAVIEEMESTTIIGSNSTVRMDNYRNIVIDLHY, encoded by the coding sequence ATGAAACTTGGCATAGACATCGGCGGCACTTTTACCGACCTTGTATTACTCAACGAAGCAACGGGCGAATTGCACTTTGGCAAGACGCTCACCACCTACGACGACCCCTCCAACGGTATTATCAAAGGAACAACCGAACTGTTGGCACGTGTGGGTGTGCAAGCAAGCCAACTCAGCACGATTGTACACGGCACAACGCTGGTAACAAACGCCGTGATTGAGCGGCGCGGCTCACCGACAGGCCTGATTACTACCAAAGGTTTTGAAGATGTACTGGAAATCGGTCGCGAGTTGCGCTATGATATTTACGATATTAATCTGTCTGTGCCTGAGCCGCTTGTGCCGCGCAATTTGCGCAAAGGCATTACCGAGCGCATTAACTACAAAGGCGAAATTGTAACGCCCATTGCTGCCGATGAAATCGCAACCGTGGTTGATGACTTGTTACAGGCAGGAGTCAAGTCCATTGCCGTTTGTTTCCTGCACTCTTTTGCCAACCCTGCGCATGAAAAGGCCGTCGGCGAATACATCAGAAAGCACCATCCCGATATTTACGTGAGTCTTTCCTGCGAAGTAATGCCCGAAATTCGCGAGTATGAGCGCAGTTCGGCAACGGCGATGAATGCCTACGTACAGCCCATTACCGACCAATATCTTGGTCATTTGGAAAAGCGGCTGCGCGATTTGGGCTTCAACGGCATTATTAATATCATGATTTCCAGTGGCCGCTTGACTACCATTGAAGGTGCTCGCCACACACCGATTCAGTTGCTCGAGTCAGGCCCCGCAGGCGGCACCATGGCAGGGGTTTTCTACGGCAAACTGATAGGCAAGCCCGACTTGCTGGCATTTGACATGGGCGGAACGACTGCCAAAGCCTCACTCATCAACCACAACGAACCCGAAATTACTAACCAATTTGAGGCTGCTCGTGTGCGTCGCTTCAAAAAAGGCAGCGGTTTGCCCGTTCGCATTCCCGTGATTGACATGATTGAGATTGGCGCAGGAGGCGGCAGCATTGCACACATAGACAACCTCGGGCTGCTGAAAGTCGGCCCGGAAAGTGCAGCATCAGAACCCGGCCCTGCCTGCTACGGGCGCGGCGGCGAAAAGCCCACCGTTACCGACTGCGACCTTGTGCTGGGCTACCTTAATCCCGATTATTTTCTGGGCGGAACCATGCGATTAGACATCGCCGCTGCCCGTAAAGCCATTGAAACGCACATTGCCAAACCACTGGGAATCAGTATAGAAGAGGCAGCCATGGGCGTGCATCGCATTGTGAATGAAAATATGGCAAATGCCACTCGTGTGCATATTTTGGAAAAAGGGCGCGACCCTCGCGGCTACTCTATGCTTGCTTTTGGCGGTGCAGGTCCTGTTCATGCTTTTCAGGTGGCGCGCTTGCTCAACTCCCCACAACTGATTATTCCCGTAGGTGCGGGCGTGGTGTCGGCGCTGGGCTTTCTGGTATCGCCTGTGGCAAGTGAGCAAATCCGCAGCTTGGTTTGCCCGATTGATGAAATGGACTGGCACAAACTCAATACCATGCTGGCGGAAATGGAAGAAGAAGGCTTCAAATTCCTTGAAAAGTCGGGTATCAACCGCTCAGAAGCCCAAATTACCCGCATTGCCGATATGCGCTACACAGGTCAGGGACATGAAATTTCGGTGCGCATACCCAACGGCACATTGAGCGCGGCCAGCATTCCCGAAATCCATAAGCGATTTATTGCCGAATATGAACTGCGCTATGGCAGAAGCATTGACGACATCGGAATGGAAACCGTAACATGGCGTGTAGTAGTGAGTGCACCCGTGCCTCAGATTCAGCCGCGGCAGGTGGTCAGCACAACGGGTAGCCAAGCGCTCAAAGGCGAACGGACGCTGTATTTCATGGAAGGTGGCAAGCCCGTGCCACAGCAGTGCCGCGTGTATGCCCGTTACCTACTCAATCCGGGCGACAGTTTTGCCGGCCCTGCCGTAATTGAGGAAATGGAATCAACCACCATTATTGGCAGCAACAGCACCGTCCGCATGGACAACTACCGCAATATTGTGATTGATTTGCATTATTAA
- a CDS encoding SDR family NAD(P)-dependent oxidoreductase, which yields MKMNDLTGKTVVITGSGRRKGIGEAIAYAFAEMGCNIVISDLGQPKGSEFSAEHIGATDEMNGIAEECIARGGKAIAVPCDVRIAADCKNLIDKAVETFGSIDVLINNAGVGYLMEPFTEFKESSWDAVLDVNLKGAFLCSQQAAIRMIEQGRGGNIINIASQAAKSGFPYAAAYTASKHGLVGLTRSNAVELGKFGIRVNAVCPNHITTGLGHWQNKFFSEKFGLDYETYLQGIRDRNPLGRTGFVEDIAKACLFLASDMAAYITGEAMNVSGGEEYH from the coding sequence ATGAAAATGAATGACTTAACAGGTAAAACAGTTGTTATTACAGGTTCCGGCAGGCGCAAGGGCATTGGTGAGGCTATTGCCTATGCTTTCGCGGAAATGGGTTGCAACATTGTCATTTCCGACCTTGGACAGCCCAAAGGCAGCGAATTCAGTGCAGAACATATCGGCGCCACCGATGAAATGAACGGCATTGCGGAAGAATGTATTGCCCGCGGCGGAAAAGCCATTGCCGTACCCTGCGATGTAAGAATAGCTGCCGACTGTAAAAATCTGATAGACAAGGCTGTAGAAACCTTTGGCAGCATTGACGTACTGATTAACAATGCAGGTGTAGGCTACTTAATGGAGCCTTTTACCGAATTTAAGGAGTCAAGTTGGGATGCCGTGTTGGACGTAAACCTGAAAGGTGCGTTCCTGTGCAGCCAACAGGCAGCCATCCGCATGATAGAACAAGGCAGAGGCGGCAACATTATCAACATTGCCAGTCAGGCGGCCAAATCGGGCTTCCCATATGCGGCAGCTTATACGGCTTCCAAACACGGCTTAGTCGGCCTGACGCGCTCCAATGCCGTTGAATTGGGCAAGTTCGGTATTCGCGTCAATGCGGTTTGCCCCAACCACATCACCACAGGGCTGGGGCATTGGCAAAACAAGTTTTTCAGCGAAAAATTCGGCTTGGACTACGAAACCTACCTGCAAGGCATCCGCGACCGCAACCCGCTGGGGCGCACCGGATTTGTGGAAGACATCGCCAAAGCCTGTCTTTTCCTTGCCTCAGACATGGCGGCTTACATCACCGGCGAGGCAATGAACGTCAGCGGCGGCGAAGAATATCATTAA
- a CDS encoding HpcH/HpaI aldolase family protein, with amino-acid sequence MKTNAVKAKIQQGKAALGVISNFADPMTAEICAHAGLDYYIIDCEHGAITVAQALEIIRACEATGITPLARIRSTDAKLILQFMDAGVMGVMMPGVSTVAEVEALVKAVKYPPVGERGLGPVRAWNFGLGAMPQADYVRFANEQTLVLPQVEDMQAVENLEQLCKVPGVDGFIIGPRDLAMSMGFYDGPSHPEVQQTIDRIFEIVLAHNLIIGTTAGNAEQAKTLITKGAKIIMNYTGGMLGGAAKTFANAGN; translated from the coding sequence ATGAAGACAAACGCAGTAAAAGCCAAAATACAACAAGGAAAGGCCGCCTTGGGCGTTATTTCCAACTTTGCCGACCCGATGACAGCCGAAATCTGCGCCCATGCGGGACTTGATTATTATATCATTGACTGCGAACACGGAGCTATTACCGTAGCGCAGGCGTTGGAAATCATCCGCGCTTGCGAGGCAACTGGCATCACCCCGCTGGCACGCATCCGCAGCACCGATGCCAAACTCATCCTGCAATTCATGGATGCAGGAGTTATGGGCGTAATGATGCCCGGTGTGAGCACCGTTGCAGAAGTTGAGGCATTGGTCAAAGCCGTCAAATATCCGCCTGTGGGCGAGCGCGGCTTAGGCCCCGTCCGTGCTTGGAACTTCGGACTGGGTGCAATGCCGCAGGCCGACTATGTGCGCTTTGCCAACGAGCAAACACTGGTACTGCCACAGGTGGAAGACATGCAAGCCGTTGAAAATCTGGAACAACTGTGTAAAGTGCCCGGCGTGGATGGGTTCATCATCGGCCCTCGCGACTTGGCAATGAGCATGGGCTTCTACGACGGCCCCTCACATCCCGAAGTGCAGCAAACCATTGACCGCATTTTTGAGATTGTGCTTGCCCATAACCTCATCATCGGTACAACGGCAGGCAATGCCGAACAGGCAAAAACACTGATTACCAAAGGTGCAAAAATAATTATGAACTATACGGGCGGAATGCTGGGCGGAGCAGCCAAAACCTTCGCAAATGCAGGAAATTAG
- a CDS encoding 3-isopropylmalate dehydratase small subunit, with product MSDKIIRGKCWVASGYVMAYDIVVQKFWTDPIDKVLNSKFIMSGVSPEFDKENAFKDAGYTFIVAGHNFAGGGKSIEHVVTGLMGAGIKAVFADSFSRLQFRNATNYGLPFITVKNLVSICQTGDELEFNMETNTVKNLRTGETRETAPLAPFVLEVAEAGGLVEFVKQKIANGTAHLLR from the coding sequence ATGTCAGACAAAATTATTCGCGGCAAATGCTGGGTAGCTTCGGGCTACGTGATGGCATACGATATTGTCGTACAAAAATTCTGGACAGACCCAATTGACAAGGTACTCAACAGCAAGTTCATCATGAGCGGTGTTTCGCCCGAATTTGACAAAGAAAATGCCTTCAAAGATGCGGGTTATACCTTCATCGTAGCGGGGCACAATTTCGCAGGCGGCGGCAAAAGCATTGAACACGTTGTAACAGGGCTAATGGGCGCAGGTATCAAAGCCGTTTTTGCCGATTCCTTTTCGCGCCTGCAATTCCGCAATGCGACCAACTACGGGCTGCCTTTCATCACCGTGAAAAACTTGGTTTCTATTTGCCAAACAGGTGACGAGTTGGAGTTTAACATGGAAACCAACACGGTTAAAAACCTGCGCACGGGCGAAACGCGCGAAACCGCACCGCTGGCACCTTTCGTGTTAGAAGTAGCCGAAGCGGGCGGCTTGGTAGAATTTGTCAAACAAAAAATCGCCAACGGCACCGCGCACCTGTTGCGTTGA